Part of the Pseudobdellovibrionaceae bacterium genome is shown below.
TGTTGGGAAGAATCTCAACAAAGGCACCAAAATCAGTGATTTTCACTACGCGACCAGGATAGGTTTTACCCACTTCGGCTTCGGCGCAAATGTCCATAATCATCTGTATGGCTTTTTTTGAGGCTTCTGGATCAGCCGATGCCACGTGAACCGTACCATCGTCTTCGATATCGATCTTAACACCTGTATCTTCAATAATTCCTCGAATCACTTTACCGCCAGCGCCGATGATTTCTCGCACTTTTTCTGGCTTAACCTTAATTGTCTCAATTCGAGGCGCGTACTGAGAGATTTCTCCACGAGGCTTATCTATGGTTTTTTCCATTTCGCCCAGAATGTGAAGACGCCCTTCCTTAGCCTGATCTAATGCGCCTTTTAGGATGCTAAATTTGATGCTGGCAATTTTAATATCCATTTGCAAAGCCGTAATCCCGTCTCGAGTGCCGGCCACTTTAAAGTCCATATCACCTAAATGGTCTTCATCTCCGAGGATATCTGTCAATACAGCATAGCGATCTCCGTCCGTAATCAAGCCCATGGCAATACCGGCGACATTTCCCTTAATGGGAACGCCGGCATCCAACATGGCTAAGGTTCCAGAACAAACTGTACCCATTGAGCTCGATCCGTTGGATTCCAAAACTTCACTAACCACTCGAAGCGTGTAGGGGAACTTTTCATAATCAGGGATAACCGCCTTAAGCGCTCTCTCTGCCAAAAATCCGTGACCCACTTCACGACGACTTTGCCCACCCATGCGACCGGTTTCTCCCACGCAATAGGGTGGAAAATTGTAATGAAGCATAAATCGTTTGGTTATTGTACCTTGAAGTGCATCTATTTTTTGCTCATCATCAGCTGTACCAAGAGTAACCGTACCTAATACTTGGGTTTCACCACGAGTGAACACTCCAGACCCATGGGCTCGGGGTAACATACCCACTTCACACCAGATGGGTCGCACAGTTTTAGTGTCGCGACCGTCAATTCGAACCTTATCATCAAGAATCATCAATCGGGCTAGATCGTACTTAAGGTCACCAAATACCTTACCAAGATCTTTTTTGCGAGCCGCAACGAGAGACTCTTCCACCTCTGCAAGCAAAGCGGCCTCGGCCTCTTTCTTTGCCGCATCCAAAGCCTCATAGCGGGCCATCTTTTCTTTGATGCCCAAAGCCGCTTTGATTTTTGGCTTTAAGAATTGCTCGGCTTTGCCGCTAAAATCTGGGTCAACTTTTTTAGCTGTAAACTCTCGCTTTGCCTTTGAACCCGTTTTTTGTCGCAATTCATTTTGTGCGTTTAAAATTGGTAAAATGGATTCATGACCAAACTGAAGAGCGGCCAAGACATCTTCTTCGCTGATGAACTGGCTTTCGCCTTCCACCATAAGAATGCCCTCTTTCGTGCCCGCAATCATAATTTCAAGATCTGAGCGTTCCATCTCTGAAAAATCCGGATTGGCCACCAACTTGCCATCCACTCGACCCACATTCACAGTGGCAATGGGCCCATCAAAGGGAATGTCACTAATGTGCAAGGCCGTTGAAGCGCCAATGCTAGCAAGTGTATTGATAGGATATTGCCCGTCGTAACTTAAAATCGTCGGGACGATTTGTGTATCGAAGAAATACCCGTCAGGAAAACAGGGTCGAAGAGGTCGATCAATCAATCGACAGTTTAAAATGGCTTCTGAAGTGGGGCGACCCTCACGTTTGAAGTAACCCCCAGGTATTTTACCGGTGGAATAAAACTTTTCAGAATACTCTACTGTAAGTGGAAAAAAATCGAGATCGGTCTCTCGTTTGGATGACACCACGGTGACAAGAACCACGTTGCTTCCACAGGTGACAAGCACTGAACCATCGGCTTGTTTGGCTAGGCGACCGGTCTCCAGTGTAATTTCTTTTCCGTTTAGTTCAAAGGTCACTGTTTGCTTATTCATTGAAACTCCTAAAATTCACGGTGCTGTACAGGCTCTTAGAAAAGTGCAGCCATCGAATTATAGACCGCACTTTCATCAGACTAACACGACGTATGTTCTTATTTTCGAATCCCTAGATCACCAATGAGCTTGGTGTAACTGCCGGGTTGTTTACTTTTCAAATAATCTAAAAGCTTTCGACGCCGGTTTACTAAACGAATCAACCCTCGACGGCTGTGCTCGTCTTTTTTATTTTTTTTGAAATGCTCGGTGAGTTGTTTGATACGGAATGTGAGCAATGCCACTTGAACTTCTGAACTTCCCGTATCCAGTTCAGATCGACGAAAATGATGGATGACCTGCTCTTTTTCTTCTCTTAATAACGCCATTTTTACCTCCGATAAAAACCCCAATAGATACCGTTTGGCACTCGGTACCAGGAGCCAATTGGCCTGCAATCTACAAACAGAGAGTCCCTGCCGTCAAGGAAGGGATTTGAAAACTCTCTTTATCTTCAAGCCCTTAAAGGGTCTTGCCTCGAGCAACGACAATAACCTTCCATCATCGCCGCTCATCACCTTAATACCTATTGCCGTGTCTGTCTGATTAGCTGTCTTTTGCTCACAGATCAGCCGCCGCCACAGGTCATGAGAAATCTGACCATTGAGAAGTAATCGCTGATCCTTTCCCGACACTGTCAGAGCCCGCCAATGGGGCAAAACCTCCGCCATCGAGACAAAGGCTGACCCGCATCCAGATAGGGCCTCGGCCGCTGGCTGATCCGCCAGGCTCCCGGTCTGCAGTTCCACTAAGGGAAGGGCACGATCCACCGAATAGGGCTGTGATGCCAGTCGTCGTAGGGTTTTTACAGTGGCTGGGCAACCCAATAGGGCACCCAGGGCTACGGCCCATGAGCGAATATAGCTCCCCTTTGAGCAGCTCAAGCTCACATCCACCCAATCACGACCCATATCATCTATAGCCACGCCGTAAAAACGCATGGGTCGCACCGGAGCGTCCACGGTTTTTCCTTCGCGGGCTAGTTCATACAACTTTTTGCCCTTTTGTTTAATGGCCGAAAAGGCCGGCACGGGCAGATCGAGATCTCCCGAAAGTTGATGGACGGCATCCCTAATTTTCTGAGGAGTCACCGACACTGGCTCTTGCCTTAAAACTTCGCCATCCACGTCCCAGGTGTCTGTTTCGATGCCGAATTGCACTCGTACGAGGTAGGATTTATCTCCATTGAGTAAATAATCGGATAGCTTGGTGCCCTCACCTAACAAAAGCACCATCAGGCCTGTGGCCAAGGGATCCAATGTTCCGGCATGGCCCACCGCGCGGGTCTTCAGCAAACGGCGCACGGCCGCGACCACATCATGGCTCGTCATTGCCGTGGGCTTATCTACAAGGAGTAATCCGTGAGCTTCACTCATCTAAAACCTAAAGCTCTCGTTGCACTTCTTCTTTAACAAATGCCTCAATGACGTCACCCACTTTTAGGTCATTGAAGTTTTCAATTCCAATACCACATTCGTATCCCGCGGCTACCTCTTTGACGTCATCTTTAAATCGCTTCAGGCTGCTGAATTTTCCTTCGTAAACCACTCGACCATTCCGCACGAGTCGCAACAGATCCGCTCGATTGATTTTACCATCAGTGACGCTACAGCCGGCAATCACTCCCACCTTTGGCACGGTGAAGGTCTCGCGAACCTCTGCCGAACCTTTGGATTTCTCGACAATATCAGGTTGCAACAGACCTGAAAGGGCTTTTTTCACATCATCGATAAGCTCATAGATGATCGTGTAGGTTTTGACTTCCACACCCTTTTCTTTAGCTATACGTTGAGCCGTGGTGTCAGGGCGAACGTTGAATCCGATGACAATCCCACCGGCGGTCGACGCTAGCAGCACGTCTGATTCACTGATTCCGCCAACGCCCGAGTGAATCACTTTCACTTTGACTTCGTCGGTGCTTTCTTTCTCAAACATGCCCTTTACGGCTTCGTTACTTCCCGCCACATCCGACTTTAAAACCACTGGCAATTCTTGCAGGCTACCTGTTTTTACTTTTGAAAACAGGTCTTCCAACGACATCTTGGAATTTGGTGTCTCAACCAATCCGTCCATTTGCTTTCGAGCATCCGAAATTTCTCTTGCTGCAGCTTCATCTTTACACACATCAAATCGATCGCCGGCCGCCGGAGCTTCGGGCAGACCCAAGATCTCCACGGGGTCGCCAGGCTCTGCTGATTTTACATTCTTACCCTGATCATTGATCATCGCCCGTATGCGACCAGCCACTTTACCTGCCACCACGGATTGACCCACTGTCACCGTGCCATCTTGTACAAGCAGTGTAGCCACAGCACCTCGCCCCTTTTCTAAGCGGCTTTCGATAACCAAACCGGTACCCGATCTCTTTGGATTGGCTCTGAGCTCAGCCATTTCAGCAAGTAAGTGGAGTTGCTCCAGTAACTCTTTAATGCCATCACCTTTGAGGGCCGAAACATGACAAAAAATGGTGTTACCTCCCCACTCTTCAGGAACTATTTCGTGCTCCGTTAACTCTTGCTTCACTTTGTCTGGATTGGCACCAGGCCGATCCATTTTGTTAACCGCGACAATAATTGGAACGCCGGCCGCTTTGGCGTGATTGATCGCTTCCACTGTTTGCGGCATAACTCCGTCATCAGCGGCGACCACTATAACGGCAATGTCTGTGGCCGTGGCGCCTCGGGCCCGCATGGCAGTAAAGGCCTCGTGGCCTGGAGTATCTAAAAATGTGATAAACGCACCATCATCGAGCTGAACTTTGTATGCACCAATGTGCTGGGTGATCCCGCCGGCTTCTTTAGCGGCCACATTGGCTTTTCGAATTGAGTCTAAAAGAGTTGTCTTTCCGTGATCCACATGGCCCATAACAGTGACCACGGGAGGGCGGATAACTCTTTCTGCATCAAGTTCGCCAAAGGCGGTGGCTCCCACTAGGTCATCCACAGAACGATGTACGTTTTCGGCCTCAAAGCCAAATTCGCCAACGGTCAATGCCACTGTATCAAAATCTAAAACCGTGTTTAAATTGGCCATCACACCGCTTGTCATTAATTTCTTAATAAGCTGCGGACCTTTTACGCCTATCTCTTGTGCTAAGTCTGAAACAGTAATGGTCTCATGCACCTTCACCATTCGCTTAGATGCCTTTGGTGTGGTGATTTGGGTCTTCTTGAAGTCGCCGCGAAGGTTTGCCCGTTTCTTTTTGGGCTGAAATATCACTTCGCGCTTTCTGAAGTCTGCAGCTTTAAAATTCTGGGAGGGCACTTCTTTTGTGGTGGCTCCGACTTTCTTTTTTGGACGCTCTTCTTTTTTACGATCCGAATCACGAGATTGGTCTGGCTCAACAAACTGAGGCATCGGTGCCACAAAACCCGTTCGTATTCCTCGGGCTGGGCCACTGCTGGCTGGCCGCGGCGGACGCGAGTCCGATCGGCCGGCTGGCGCTCCTGTTGTGCCGCGAACTTTTGATAGATCCATTCGACCCACGATGCGACCACCACCGGCACGGGGTACCGACTTTGATTCATCAGTTGTGGCTTCCGCCTCAGAGGCCGCTACCAAGTTTCCGGTGGCTTGGTCCCCGGCTTCGATTTGCTCTGGTGCGATCTCGTTTTCTTCGCCCGCGAGAGCTGCCGCTTTTCTAGCTGCCAGCTCAGCGGCTTTTTGAGCGGCTTCCGCTTGTGCTGCGGCCTCGGCCTCAGGAGAATGAGCGGCTTTTCTTCGGATCACTGCCCGCTTCCTTGCCGCTGTTTTCTTCGTCGTTGCCGCCGGTTTAGCTTCTACAGCTTTTGCCTCAGCCTCTACCGAGGCCTTGGTCGTGACTTTTTTAACGACTTTTTTAGTCACCGCTTTCTTTTTCGCAACCTTTTTGGCCGCTGCCTTTTTGGCGACCTTTTTCTTGGCCGTTTTCTTTTTGGTTTTTGGTGCCTTTTCTGCATCAAGGCGATCACGAATATCAGAGACTAAATCTTCAGTTAAAGCCGCCATATGGCTCTTTACCGGCAGATTCCATTCTTTGATCTTGTCCATTAGAGCTATTGTTTCCATCCCAAGCTCTTTGGCGAATTCATAAACTTTTGGCTGACTCACTCATTCTCCTCGTATTCAATACCTGAACCTTTAATGCTCTTCTCTTCACCACCAACCCATATAAATTAACTTGTTGGCACACTCGCGGTTTCGTCAGAATTTCCTGACTGATTTTCGTTTGCTTCTTCTTTGTTGAGTTGTTCAAGCTCCTCTTTCAGTCGCTCTTCAGCCTGACTCTTAGCACTGCCCTCTCGGCTCTCCGTAGCAGCGGCCTTGGCAGGAGCCGATGGTATTTCTTTGCCTTCCTGCTGGTACTGTTCCAGCAGGGTCTTCGCTGTCTGAATCAATGCTTCCGCTTTTTCAGGGACATCGTAACCCGGAATATTCATGATATCCTCAACTGCGGCGTCAGCAATGGCCGGGAACGATCCGAATCCTGATTGAAAAATATTTTGCGCCATAGTCTCTGTCATTCCAGGCATCAGCATTAAGTTGAAAATAGATTCCGCCGCTCGCGCTTGAGCATTAGATTCAGAAAGAATATCCAATTTCCAACCCGTCAGTTTGGCCGCCAAACGGACATTCTGCCCTTTTCTGCCAATGGCAAGGCTCAATTGGTGATCGGGCACAACCACTTCCATTTCGGCACTCCCATCATCCACAAACACTTTCGAAATTTCTGCCGGAGCTAAGGCGTTGCAAACAAAACGAGTGGGTTCTTCTTCCCAGTTCACGATGTCGATTTTTTCGCCTCGTAACTCCTGGACAATGTTCTGAACCCGACTGCCTTTCATTCCCACGCAGGCTCCCACTGGATCAACAGAAGAGTCTTTCGTTCGTACTGCAATCTTTGCACGCTGCCCCGGCTCTCGAGCCGCAGCCACGATTTCAACAATTCCATCGTAAATTTCTGGAACTTCAATTTCGAATAATTTCATCAGGTATCGTTCATCCGCTCGCGACATAATGATTTGCGGACCACGAGTCGTCTGCCTAACGTCAGCAATGTATCCTTGAAGGCGATCACCAGGCTTATACATTTCTCCAGGAATCTGCTCTCTTGGTGGAATGTAAGCTTCTGTTCGGCCAAGATCTACCACTATCGCTCCACGCTCCACACGTCTGGCTATGCCTGAGGCAATTTCCCCTTTGCGTTGTTCAAATTCGCTAAAAATAATATCTCTTTCGGCATCTCTCACTCGCTGGGTAATGATTTGTTTTGCAGTTTGTGCGGCAATTCGCCCCAAACCCGTTGTTTCCAACTTTATACCGATGGAGTCTTGCACCTGTGCTTCGGGATCTAGTTCCAGGGCGTCTGTTAGCTTGATCTCCACTTCTTCGTCGATGAAATCTTTATCTTCAACAACTTCTTTGAATTCAAAAAGTTCTACTTCACCTGACTCTTCATTGTATTGGGCTTCAATGTCTCTGTAGGTGCCCCACTTTTTACGGGCTGCAACAAGCATACCTTGCACCACTGCATCTACCACAATCTGCTTGTCGATCCCTTTGTCTTTGCCTACTTGTTCGATCATCCGACTCAAGTCAGAGAACACATTATCTGCCGCCATGATTACCTCTTTTTCTTACCCTTAGCGCCCTTACCTGATTTATCTTTTTGTTTCTGATGCTTTTCACTCACTAATTCAAAAATAACATTAGCTCGATGAATCTGAGAAAAATCAATCTCCCATTCATTTTTTCCATCGCCTAAAACTATGTGGTTTGGCTCTACCTTAAGCAGGCGCCCCTGCACTTGTTTTCGCCCCGCTTTTGCCGCCGCAGGTTCTGTACCATTTGGCACCACACCTGCATTTGTTCGAACCCGAATGGGTTGCCCCAATGCCTTTTCAAAATGCCACAGTTCTCGCAATGGTCGCTCTAAGCCCGGGCTTGAAACTTCAAGCTCGTAGCGACCACCTGGAATCACATCTTCTACGTCGAGCATTAAACTCAACCCTCGCGAAACATTGGCACATTGATTCACGTTCACTGCGCCCTCTTCACTTTCAATAAAAAGCCGAAGAGTGCGGCCTCCACCAGCACCGACAAACTCCAAGTCGTACACTCGACAGCCTTCTCGAGCACTGACTTCACTAGCCATTTCCTTTATCTTTTCAATCGCTTGTGGCGCTAACATGTATGGATCTCAATAGTCCTTTTGGAGGGCTACCCCCTCCAAAACAAAAAAAAGAGGGCCAGTTATGGCCCTCTACGTCATAAGGTAGATAACAAAGTTCGAACCCTATGGCAAGCAGGAGAAAGAATATAAATAAGCATCGCCTCCGTCGGCATAGTAACCGGGCCGCTGTCCCACCTGGGTAAACCCTTGCTCGCGATAAAAAGCCTGGGCGCCCTGATTTTCAGCATGAACTTCAAGCCAAATCACATCTTTTGCCGTCAACCCCGCATTGAGATGCAAAAAAAGTTGGGACATGTGACCCTGATGACGCTCCTGGTAATGAGTGGCCAAAAGGGACACCTCAAAGACTTCCGGGGCCACCTTACGGTAGCAGAGAAACGCGATCAGCTCCCCGGCTTTTCGTACGCCAAGGGTTTTCGACTCACGCAGCTCTTGTTCAATTTTTGGCAAGGTCCAACTTTTAAGACCATCTCGGTGGGGCTTGTGAGACTGCAAGATTTCAAAGACCCTTGGGGCATCTTTAACAGCCAAGGGCTCAAAGGAGCTGCCTGACATTTATTTTCCCTGCACGTAGGATTTCACGTGATACTTTGATTGCAGCAAATCAAACCATTCTTTGAGACGGCTATCCACTTGTTGCCGACGCAAAAAAGACTTGATGCTGGATTTGAATTTTTCAAAGGGCAAGTTTCCAAATTTCAAACGGTTTTCATCAAAATATCGACGCGCTTCTGTATCTGTGATCGGTACCGCCGCCGCCTGCACCTTAAATTGAATCAATTGCTTTGATCGAAGCTTTCTCTGCACCAAACTTTCAAGCTCGGCATCCGTCACCTGAAGGGCTTTCCAAGGCTTTGCTGCTTTAACCGCATCTTTGACTTTTTTTATAGCTGTCGCTTGCTGCTGACTGCCTGCCGTTGCGGCCTCAAAGTTTTCAGCTTCTAGGGCCACCGCCCACTCTAAAAGTGTATTTGATAGGGCTTGAGAAAATTCATTTGAGGCATCACCCAACCACTGAGGGGGCCGCCCCTTTTTTCCGTAGAGAACCGATTCCACGACGTAATTGATCTTCACTTCCCGGCTAGTCACTACGTGGTCCATCACGCGCCCAGCACTAAAAGCCAAAAGATCACTTGACACCGCGGCGTCAGAACTCCCGCCCCACAGATTTAAGATTATTAAAATTCCCCAAAGAATTTGAATCATTTAGTTAAACTACCACTCGGGCAGGGCTCTGCCCATAAAAAAAAACCGGACTCTGAGATCAGAGTCCGGCAGGTCAGAGGAAAACCGTCAATAGTCGGTCATTTTTGCAACATGAACTAGAAACGAGCTTTGGCTGTTACCGAAAGAATCCAATAGTCCGTTTCTTGTAGCATGTAGCGAGCACCCGTAAAAGTAGCCTGGTTCCAGTAATCATTAGAATCGGACCAGTTATCTATATTCATGTAATACTTAAAGCTTCCGCCCAATGAAAACGATCGCGAAAGCTTCACATCGGCACCACCCACTATCCCAAAATCAAGGGCCGACGTATTGTAGCTGGTGTCGTAGGGCGATCCACTGTTGTAAGCCGCAGTTGGCCCATAGCCTGAGCCATAACTATCTTTGTACTTGCGGTAAGTGTAACTCAACACTCCGCCCGCATAGGGCTGAAACGTTCCACGAGTGAAGTAAAATATTCCGCCACCTTCCATATTGTACTGGTCTACTTTTTCTTTCGCCCAACTATAACCATAATTCTGAATCTCAAATTTTGAGTACGTGAAACCACCAGTCACCGCAAAATTGCGGTCGATGTTATAGTCACCGGTAACACCCAATGCGATATCACCATCGATTTTAAAGGGCAGGTCCCCAGAATAATTGGGCAACCCCAAGCTTCCACCCATAGCGAAGTACTCTGCGCTTTTGGCTTTGATGGCCGCTTCGACTATCTCGCTTGATTCTGTGACCTCTACCACGGGCTGCGGAACCACCTGCTGCGGAGCCACGGCAACGACACCCACTTGGTTATTGCTTATTGTTGTGGTCTGCGCCTGGACACCCACCGTGTTTACAGACTCGTCTCCGAAGGCCGCGCCAAATATTCGCTCAGACCGCCGCCTTTCATCTTCCATGCGATCTTTTTCAAGACGCTCTACAATCTTTTGCTCAGTGGCCAACTCCGCCTCTTGACGTTTTCTGCGCATCTCGTCACCCGAGCCGCGGACGAGTGGAGCTGCTTCCACATATGTTGTTGGCTGCGTCACCACCTGTGCCGTGGGCTGTGCGGGCTGAATAATTACCATGCCCTGTGCGCGCGTGTTTACGGGGGTTTCTGCTAGAATCTCCCGTTGTAGGTCTGCATCTAATATTTCTTGATTATATGCTGGCTCCACTTGGGCCCATGAAACGGCGCTAACCAGCAACAAACCCATACCGACGATTTGATTTTTCATTGTATTTTCCTCCATCTCTTGCCCCAAATGGGACAAAACGTACTTCCAACCTTGACTGCACCTACAGCAACTTGTATGCCGCAATACGTCCAAGCCATTTGCGTCATAACTCCTTGAAATGGCCGGCTTTTGGCAGACCCTGAAGTTCTTACACGTTGTCGAACTCCAAAACAGAACTTGAAAAATCTTCTTGAGTTGCTCGGCGGCCTTCATTACATTCGCACCCGTTTGTAATTAAAAACTAAATGCAAATGGCTTCTTGGCGGAATTGGTAGACGCGCTGGATTCAAAATCCAGTGGGGGCAACCCCATCCGAGTTCGAGTCTCGGAGAGGCCACCATTTGTTAACAATATCAAGGAGTACGTCACATGTCCCAGAACTTTATTTCCACCCGACGCGGTTTTATTAAGTCTGCTTTTGTTGTCACCGGCGTTGCCGCTATTTCTTCTTTTATTGGCAAATCTGTGGCCTGGGCCTCAAAGACGCTCATTGATATGAGTAAAAAATCGGACCCGGTGGTTCAGCGAGTGGTCAAAACTTTATCTTATGTGGCTGACGCCAAAGACTTGGCAGGCCTAGTAAAAACCAATGGCGGAACTCTTGCCGAGAAAAAAGATAAAGCCGGAAAAGTAGTTCCTCCTGAAAAGCAGTATTGCATGAACTGCACGTTCTACACGGGCGATGATAAGCAAGGGGCCTGCGTGTTAATTCCTGAACACAACGTACACGCTCACGGGTCTTGTGCCTCTTGGAATTCAAAAGTTTAAATTGAATTTGAAATTAAATAATACCATTAAGGAGTCACAGCTATGAAAGCCATCTTACGTCGGATATTTTTCGCATTCACATTGTTACTGACGTCATCGGCTTGGGGGGCATCAGCCAGTGATACACTCTCCAAGTATGACCATTTTGCCAATTTAGGCGTGAGTTTCTCACGAGGTGGCCTGGCTTTAAGTGCCGACTATGAATATCCCATGCATCAAACCTTTGGGCTTGGCGGCTTTTTTCGTATGAACCAAAAGAGTGAAGACCCAGCCGTCACTGGCGCCACGATGCTTGGGGCATTTATTCGCCCCCATTTTCATCGCCGTGGTTGGGACCTCTATGTGGCCCCCGGCTTTGGATTAATGATGGTGGACGCACCCAGCACCGGTGAAGATGAAACGGCACTCGGGCCATCGATGGCCGTGGGACTCCTCTACCAACTCACTGACAGCATTGCTGTCGGCAGTGAATGGTTTATGGCCACGCCGTGGTTTGCCAGCAGCACTTTACGTGGCAACCAATTAGTGAACGACATCAATGCTCGGGTCCGCTTCGCGTTCTAGTTAATACTTGAGTCAATGAGGTCTCGCCTCCTTGGAGGCGAGCGCCCGTTAAGAGGCTTTAGTTAGATTCTTTGTCCAGTTTTGGATACGATCCAATACAGATGTTCGGGCTTCTTCAAACTGCACACCGTAGGACTTGCGAGCTTCAGACCAAACCACTCGCCCTTCCACTTGTAGGTCATCACCGCCATCTGGACTTGAAATGGTCATCTTCACAATTCCGCCCTGTTCAAGTAGAGCGTCGGTATCGAGTTTCACACCACCCATTGATAGAGAACTGATTGAAGCCACAAGCTCGCGCTCACCGGATTTCACGGTGACGGCCGTATTAACCACAAACCGCTCGTATTGACGACGCGAAGGCTGTTGTCGTCGGAGGATCGATGCAATGGCCAATGGCAACAACAACAGTCCAATCACTAGGCCAATATACCAAAGGCTTGGTGATGGTGTGGCGCCCGAGCCCGGGCCGCCTTTATTAAAATCTCGGTAAACTTTGGTCACTAAACCACAACCACCACCAGAGGCTGCTGCTGACGCCAATCCCCGATCGGCCATCGAATAAGAGGGATCATTGGAATAAAGCTCGGCCACTCGTGCCTGGTCCACGGCACTTTTCACATTCACCCGCGCTTCGGTGGCCACCTTATGGTTTAAGGATGAGGCATGGTCACCCTTAGACATAATAATATCTCTAATTTGATATCCTCGCATCTGAGGTGATTCGAGCTTCATTAATGCTGCTACACCGGCCACAAAGGGAGCGGCCATGCTGGTGCCTGAGGAAGTTCCATAGCTATTACCCGGCACTGTGCTTAGTACGAATACGCCTGGACTTGCCAAATGCACCGACAAGAAACCATAGTTTGAAAAGCTAGCTAGGTAGTCACTGTCGTCAGTGGCAGCCACTGAAATCACGTTGGGCACGTCCAGATTAGCTGGATACATCGGAGTGGAATCATTGTCTTTACCACTATTTCCTGCAGCTACCACAAAGCTTGTTCCGGCGTTGTAACTATAGACAACGGCTTCGTGCAAAGATTTACTATAACTTGGCCCGCCCCAAGAGTTGTTCAAAACTTGGGCGCCATTGTTTACAGCATAATAGATGGCCTTAATAGCATCAGATGTTTTTCCAACGCCTTGACCGTCTAAAAATTTAAGGGGCATTATTTGTACCTTTGACTCATCAAAAGGAGTTTGAAAAATATCGAGCCCTGTACCGAGAACAATCCCTGCCACATGGGTGCCGTGGCCATCATCGTCGTACATATTTCCGTCACCCGTTACAAAGTTCCAGCCATTTACATCGTCAGTAAAGCCATTGCCGTCATCGTCAATGCCGTTTCCTGGAATTTCACTGGGATTAGACCAAATAGCATGCGAGTCCACAAATACTTCGTGGCTGGTATCGAGGCCCGTATCAATAATAGCCACAACAGGTTTTGGCGGAGGCGTTGAAAGTGTGGACCACACTTCGACCGCTTGAATGGGCGCTCCGGTAGCTAAATACCCACCCCCAGCAGCCATGGTTTGAATCTCTGATTTTGAAAATGTCTCACTCAATCCGGTAACTGAGGCTTTTCGAATGATGTAATTGGGCTCGGCGTATTCAACGGTGGGATCCGACTTCAGCTCTTCAACAATTTGGTGAACTG
Proteins encoded:
- the truB gene encoding tRNA pseudouridine(55) synthase TruB; its protein translation is MSEAHGLLLVDKPTAMTSHDVVAAVRRLLKTRAVGHAGTLDPLATGLMVLLLGEGTKLSDYLLNGDKSYLVRVQFGIETDTWDVDGEVLRQEPVSVTPQKIRDAVHQLSGDLDLPVPAFSAIKQKGKKLYELAREGKTVDAPVRPMRFYGVAIDDMGRDWVDVSLSCSKGSYIRSWAVALGALLGCPATVKTLRRLASQPYSVDRALPLVELQTGSLADQPAAEALSGCGSAFVSMAEVLPHWRALTVSGKDQRLLLNGQISHDLWRRLICEQKTANQTDTAIGIKVMSGDDGRLLSLLEARPFKGLKIKRVFKSLP
- the infB gene encoding translation initiation factor IF-2, translated to MSQPKVYEFAKELGMETIALMDKIKEWNLPVKSHMAALTEDLVSDIRDRLDAEKAPKTKKKTAKKKVAKKAAAKKVAKKKAVTKKVVKKVTTKASVEAEAKAVEAKPAATTKKTAARKRAVIRRKAAHSPEAEAAAQAEAAQKAAELAARKAAALAGEENEIAPEQIEAGDQATGNLVAASEAEATTDESKSVPRAGGGRIVGRMDLSKVRGTTGAPAGRSDSRPPRPASSGPARGIRTGFVAPMPQFVEPDQSRDSDRKKEERPKKKVGATTKEVPSQNFKAADFRKREVIFQPKKKRANLRGDFKKTQITTPKASKRMVKVHETITVSDLAQEIGVKGPQLIKKLMTSGVMANLNTVLDFDTVALTVGEFGFEAENVHRSVDDLVGATAFGELDAERVIRPPVVTVMGHVDHGKTTLLDSIRKANVAAKEAGGITQHIGAYKVQLDDGAFITFLDTPGHEAFTAMRARGATATDIAVIVVAADDGVMPQTVEAINHAKAAGVPIIVAVNKMDRPGANPDKVKQELTEHEIVPEEWGGNTIFCHVSALKGDGIKELLEQLHLLAEMAELRANPKRSGTGLVIESRLEKGRGAVATLLVQDGTVTVGQSVVAGKVAGRIRAMINDQGKNVKSAEPGDPVEILGLPEAPAAGDRFDVCKDEAAAREISDARKQMDGLVETPNSKMSLEDLFSKVKTGSLQELPVVLKSDVAGSNEAVKGMFEKESTDEVKVKVIHSGVGGISESDVLLASTAGGIVIGFNVRPDTTAQRIAKEKGVEVKTYTIIYELIDDVKKALSGLLQPDIVEKSKGSAEVRETFTVPKVGVIAGCSVTDGKINRADLLRLVRNGRVVYEGKFSSLKRFKDDVKEVAAGYECGIGIENFNDLKVGDVIEAFVKEEVQREL
- the pnp gene encoding polyribonucleotide nucleotidyltransferase, which codes for MNKQTVTFELNGKEITLETGRLAKQADGSVLVTCGSNVVLVTVVSSKRETDLDFFPLTVEYSEKFYSTGKIPGGYFKREGRPTSEAILNCRLIDRPLRPCFPDGYFFDTQIVPTILSYDGQYPINTLASIGASTALHISDIPFDGPIATVNVGRVDGKLVANPDFSEMERSDLEIMIAGTKEGILMVEGESQFISEEDVLAALQFGHESILPILNAQNELRQKTGSKAKREFTAKKVDPDFSGKAEQFLKPKIKAALGIKEKMARYEALDAAKKEAEAALLAEVEESLVAARKKDLGKVFGDLKYDLARLMILDDKVRIDGRDTKTVRPIWCEVGMLPRAHGSGVFTRGETQVLGTVTLGTADDEQKIDALQGTITKRFMLHYNFPPYCVGETGRMGGQSRREVGHGFLAERALKAVIPDYEKFPYTLRVVSEVLESNGSSSMGTVCSGTLAMLDAGVPIKGNVAGIAMGLITDGDRYAVLTDILGDEDHLGDMDFKVAGTRDGITALQMDIKIASIKFSILKGALDQAKEGRLHILGEMEKTIDKPRGEISQYAPRIETIKVKPEKVREIIGAGGKVIRGIIEDTGVKIDIEDDGTVHVASADPEASKKAIQMIMDICAEAEVGKTYPGRVVKITDFGAFVEILPNTSGLLHISEISHERIRSVNDVLKEGEAVEVKVLDVDRAGRIRLSRKALLEKGE
- the rpsO gene encoding 30S ribosomal protein S15, with the protein product MALLREEKEQVIHHFRRSELDTGSSEVQVALLTFRIKQLTEHFKKNKKDEHSRRGLIRLVNRRRKLLDYLKSKQPGSYTKLIGDLGIRK